From the genome of Fusobacterium varium, one region includes:
- the dppA_1 gene encoding Dipeptide-binding protein, producing the protein MKKKLHLLILALLSVFLFISCGGSKETTGVKDTLVVANGADAKSLDPHATNDAPSSKVTVQIYDRLVEQDDNMNIIPSLAESWEQPDDVTTVFHLRKGVKFHNGEPLTAADVKFSLDRMKNSPQVSHIIGTVDKVEVVDENTVKVITKQPFGALLSHLCHPTAAILNEKAVKDAGDSYGQHPVGTGPYKFVSWASGDRIVLEANPDYFLGETPIKNVIFRAIPEATSRTIGLETGEIDIAYDIEGMDKERIREDKNLVFLEEPSLSIDYIGFNTKKAPFNDVRVRQAIASTINVDDIISTVYKGSATKANSLIGPKVFGHSDEAKAWTVDIDKAKALLAEAGYPDGFKSKIWINENPDRRDIAIIVQDQLRAIGVDIAVETLEWGAFLDGTSRGDHEMFILGWVSVTGDADYGLYPLLHSSCFGGAGNRAFYDNPKVDELLTKARNSNDQNERKALYNEVQIIAQEEVPLYITAYKAQNVGLQKYVDNFKLKAAGHHRLYGTKFKQN; encoded by the coding sequence ATGAAAAAGAAATTACATCTATTGATCTTAGCACTTCTGTCAGTATTTTTATTTATCTCTTGTGGTGGAAGTAAAGAAACAACAGGAGTAAAGGATACATTAGTAGTAGCTAATGGAGCAGATGCAAAATCTTTAGACCCACATGCAACAAATGATGCACCATCATCAAAAGTAACAGTTCAAATATATGATAGATTAGTTGAACAAGATGATAATATGAATATTATACCTAGTCTTGCTGAATCATGGGAACAACCAGATGATGTAACAACTGTATTTCATTTAAGAAAAGGAGTAAAATTTCATAATGGAGAACCTTTAACAGCAGCAGATGTTAAGTTTTCTTTAGATAGAATGAAAAACTCTCCACAAGTATCACATATTATAGGAACTGTTGATAAGGTGGAAGTAGTAGATGAGAATACTGTTAAAGTAATAACTAAACAACCATTTGGGGCATTATTAAGTCATTTATGTCACCCAACAGCAGCAATTCTTAATGAAAAGGCTGTTAAAGATGCAGGAGATTCTTATGGACAACACCCAGTAGGAACAGGACCATATAAATTTGTATCATGGGCATCTGGAGATAGAATAGTTTTAGAAGCTAATCCAGATTATTTCTTAGGGGAAACTCCTATAAAAAATGTTATTTTCAGAGCAATACCTGAAGCAACTAGTAGAACAATAGGATTAGAAACTGGAGAAATTGACATAGCTTATGATATTGAAGGAATGGATAAAGAAAGAATAAGAGAAGATAAGAATCTAGTGTTCTTAGAAGAGCCATCTCTATCTATTGATTACATAGGATTTAATACTAAAAAAGCACCTTTTAATGATGTTAGAGTAAGACAAGCTATTGCATCTACAATCAATGTAGATGATATTATCTCTACAGTATACAAAGGATCAGCAACAAAAGCTAACTCACTTATTGGACCAAAAGTATTTGGACATAGTGATGAGGCAAAAGCTTGGACAGTTGATATAGACAAAGCTAAGGCTTTATTAGCTGAAGCTGGATATCCAGATGGATTTAAATCAAAAATTTGGATTAATGAAAACCCAGATAGAAGAGATATTGCTATAATAGTTCAGGATCAATTAAGAGCTATAGGAGTAGATATAGCTGTTGAAACTCTTGAGTGGGGAGCATTTTTAGATGGAACTTCTAGAGGAGATCATGAGATGTTTATATTAGGTTGGGTAAGTGTAACTGGAGATGCTGATTATGGATTATATCCGTTACTTCACTCTTCTTGTTTTGGTGGAGCAGGAAATAGAGCATTTTATGACAATCCTAAAGTAGATGAATTATTAACAAAAGCAAGAAATTCAAATGATCAAAATGAAAGAAAAGCATTATATAATGAAGTACAGATTATAGCACAAGAAGAAGTTCCATTATATATTACAGCATATAAAGCTCAAAATGTTGGATTACAAAAATATGTGGATAATTTCAAATTGAAAGCAGCAGGGCATCATAGATTGTATGGTACAAAATTTAAACAAAATTAA
- the gsiC gene encoding Glutathione transport system permease protein gsiC produces the protein MHKYVLRRLLLLIPVLLGVSLLVFTIMSLTPGDPAQLILGENAPKEAILKLREEMGLNDPFLVQYFRYVGKAVLGDFGRSYTTGREVFGEIFSRFPNTLILAVIGIIISVCIGIPVGIISATRQYSFLDSFSMILALLGVSMPVFWLGLMLILTFSVKLGLLPSGGFDGLKSLILPSITLGVGSAAIITRMTRSSMLEVIRQDYIRTARAKGVAEKVVINKHALKNALIPIITVVGLQFGGLLGGAVLTESVYSWPGVGRLMVDAIRQKDTPTVLAAVIFLAATFSVVNLLVDILYAYVDPRIKSQYK, from the coding sequence ATGCACAAATACGTATTAAGAAGACTTTTATTACTTATTCCTGTATTATTAGGAGTATCGCTTTTAGTTTTTACTATCATGTCACTAACTCCTGGAGATCCAGCACAGTTAATTTTAGGTGAAAATGCACCTAAAGAGGCAATCTTGAAATTGAGAGAAGAGATGGGACTTAATGATCCATTCTTAGTTCAATATTTTAGATATGTAGGAAAAGCTGTTCTTGGTGATTTTGGAAGATCTTACACTACTGGAAGAGAGGTTTTTGGAGAAATATTTTCAAGATTCCCTAATACCCTTATATTAGCTGTTATTGGAATAATAATTTCAGTTTGTATAGGTATACCAGTAGGTATTATTTCAGCTACAAGACAATATTCATTCTTAGATAGTTTCAGTATGATATTAGCATTATTAGGAGTATCTATGCCAGTATTTTGGTTAGGACTTATGCTTATACTTACTTTTTCTGTTAAACTAGGATTATTACCTTCAGGAGGATTTGATGGATTAAAAAGTTTGATACTACCATCAATAACTTTAGGAGTAGGATCTGCTGCTATCATAACAAGAATGACACGTTCTTCCATGCTGGAAGTTATAAGACAGGATTATATTAGAACTGCAAGAGCTAAAGGAGTTGCAGAAAAAGTTGTAATCAATAAACATGCTCTTAAAAATGCGCTAATCCCAATAATAACAGTAGTTGGATTGCAATTTGGTGGTCTTTTAGGAGGAGCTGTTCTTACAGAATCAGTTTATTCGTGGCCTGGGGTAGGAAGACTTATGGTTGATGCTATCAGACAAAAAGATACTCCTACAGTTCTAGCAGCTGTTATATTCCTAGCTGCAACATTTAGTGTTGTAAATCTATTGGTAGATATATTGTATGCTTATGTTGATCCTAGAATCAAATCACAATATAAGTAG
- the gsiD_1 gene encoding Glutathione transport system permease protein gsiD — translation MSSKENTKQVNKKRSQWREVWRMLKKNKMALLGLVILCILVLLALFADVIANYDTVVIKQNLGSRLQGPSAAHWLGTDEFGRDIFARLIHGARVSLKVGIIAVGISIVCGGTLGALAGYYGGKLDNIIMRIMDIFLAVPSILLAIAIVSALGPSIINLMVAISVSNIPRYARIVRASVLSIRDQEFVEAAKAIGASNARIIFRHIIPNSLAPVIVQGTLGVASAILSTAGLSFIGLGIQPPAPEWGSMLSGGRQYLRYAWWVTTFPGVAIMITILSLNLLGDGLRDALDPRLKQ, via the coding sequence ATGTCATCTAAAGAAAATACAAAACAAGTTAATAAAAAAAGAAGCCAATGGAGAGAAGTATGGAGAATGCTAAAAAAGAATAAAATGGCTCTTTTAGGACTTGTTATTTTATGTATATTAGTTTTATTAGCATTGTTTGCTGATGTTATAGCAAATTATGATACAGTAGTAATCAAACAAAATTTAGGAAGTAGATTACAGGGACCAAGTGCAGCTCATTGGCTTGGAACTGATGAATTTGGTAGAGATATATTTGCAAGACTTATCCATGGAGCAAGAGTATCATTAAAAGTTGGAATCATAGCAGTTGGAATTTCAATTGTATGTGGAGGAACTTTGGGAGCTTTAGCTGGATATTATGGTGGAAAATTAGATAACATAATTATGAGAATAATGGATATATTCTTAGCTGTACCAAGTATTCTTTTGGCTATTGCTATTGTTTCAGCATTAGGACCAAGTATAATTAACTTGATGGTAGCAATCAGTGTATCTAATATACCTAGATATGCAAGAATAGTTAGAGCCTCAGTTCTTTCTATAAGAGATCAAGAGTTTGTTGAGGCTGCAAAGGCTATTGGAGCAAGCAATGCAAGAATAATATTCAGACATATAATACCTAACTCTTTAGCACCTGTAATTGTACAGGGAACTCTAGGAGTTGCAAGTGCAATCTTGTCAACAGCAGGATTGAGCTTTATTGGACTTGGAATACAGCCTCCAGCTCCAGAATGGGGATCTATGTTATCTGGAGGTAGACAGTACCTTAGATATGCATGGTGGGTAACTACATTTCCAGGAGTAGCTATAATGATAACTATTTTATCATTAAACCTTTTAGGAGATGGACTTAGAGATGCATTGGATCCAAGATTAAAACAATAA
- the gsiA_1 gene encoding Glutathione import ATP-binding protein GsiA encodes MSEKLLDIKDLTIQYVTESETVSAVNGLDIELSEGETIGLVGETGAGKTTSALGIMGLVPNPPGKVVKGSIKFFGKDLLQESEEGMRKIRGSQISMIFQDPMTSLNPVMTVGEQIAEVIDIHEQIGPAAALEKAKDMLELVGIPGARVNDYPHQFSGGMKQRVVIAIALACNPKLLIADEPTTALDVTIQAQVLDLMNDLKEKFKTAMILITHDLGVVAQVCDKVAIMYAGEIIEAGTLIDVFENPKHPYTHGLFGSIPSLDEEATRLKPIQGLMPDPTDLPKGCKFHPRCPHATELCSKKEPNVVEVSKGHKVRCLICEGLVEFKEEQEDKK; translated from the coding sequence ATGAGCGAAAAATTATTGGACATAAAAGATTTAACTATTCAATATGTTACAGAAAGCGAAACAGTATCTGCTGTTAATGGACTTGATATAGAACTTAGTGAGGGAGAAACTATAGGTCTTGTTGGAGAAACTGGAGCTGGGAAAACAACTTCTGCTCTAGGTATTATGGGACTTGTTCCAAATCCTCCAGGTAAAGTAGTAAAGGGATCTATTAAATTCTTTGGAAAAGATCTTTTACAAGAAAGTGAAGAAGGAATGAGAAAAATCAGAGGAAGTCAAATATCTATGATATTCCAAGATCCTATGACTTCTCTTAATCCTGTTATGACTGTTGGAGAACAAATAGCAGAGGTTATAGATATTCATGAACAAATAGGACCAGCTGCTGCTTTAGAAAAAGCTAAAGATATGCTTGAACTTGTTGGAATTCCAGGGGCCAGAGTAAATGATTATCCACATCAATTCTCTGGAGGAATGAAACAAAGAGTTGTTATAGCTATAGCTCTTGCATGTAATCCAAAACTTTTAATAGCAGATGAACCTACAACTGCATTAGATGTTACTATTCAAGCTCAGGTTCTTGATTTAATGAATGACCTTAAAGAAAAATTTAAAACTGCAATGATTCTTATAACACATGACCTTGGGGTAGTTGCTCAAGTATGTGATAAAGTAGCAATAATGTATGCAGGTGAGATAATAGAAGCAGGAACATTAATAGATGTTTTTGAAAATCCAAAGCATCCATATACACATGGACTTTTTGGATCTATACCTAGTTTAGATGAAGAAGCTACTAGATTGAAACCTATTCAGGGGTTAATGCCTGACCCTACAGATCTACCAAAAGGGTGTAAATTTCACCCTAGATGCCCTCATGCAACTGAGCTTTGTTCAAAGAAAGAGCCAAATGTTGTAGAAGTAAGTAAAGGACACAAAGTAAGATGCCTTATTTGTGAAGGATTGGTAGAATTTAAAGAGGAACAGGAGGATAAAAAATAA
- the gsiA_2 gene encoding Glutathione import ATP-binding protein GsiA, translated as MEDSKVLLEVKNLKKYFNTPKGLLHAVDDVNFSIREGKTLGVVGESGCGKSTTGRVILRLLEATDGEILFEGKNIRNYTKEQMIEIRQKMQIIFQDPFASLNPRMTVSEIIAEPLIIHKIYKNKEDRDKRVMELMETVGLSERLINTYPHELDGGRRQRIGIARALALNPKFIVCDEPVSALDVSIQAQVLNLMQDLQEEFGLTYMFITHDLSVVKHFSDDIAVMYLGQLVEKAPSKDLFRNPIHPYTKALLSAIPVASVTKKMERIRLQGEITSPINPAKGCRFAKRCVYAKEICRQEDPKLQEVGEGHFYACHLARELGFVDEKIALLENE; from the coding sequence ATGGAAGATAGCAAAGTTTTACTTGAAGTAAAAAATCTAAAAAAATATTTTAATACTCCAAAAGGATTGCTTCATGCAGTAGATGATGTAAATTTTTCAATTCGTGAAGGAAAAACACTGGGAGTGGTTGGAGAATCAGGTTGTGGAAAATCAACTACTGGAAGAGTTATTTTAAGACTTTTAGAAGCTACAGATGGAGAAATTTTATTTGAAGGAAAAAATATTAGAAATTATACAAAAGAGCAAATGATAGAAATTAGACAGAAAATGCAGATTATTTTCCAAGATCCATTTGCATCATTAAATCCTAGAATGACTGTAAGTGAAATCATTGCTGAACCTCTTATTATTCACAAAATCTATAAAAATAAGGAAGATCGTGATAAAAGAGTAATGGAACTTATGGAAACAGTTGGATTAAGTGAAAGACTTATAAATACTTATCCTCACGAACTTGATGGAGGAAGAAGACAAAGAATTGGTATAGCCAGAGCACTTGCTTTGAATCCTAAATTTATAGTATGTGATGAACCAGTATCTGCTCTTGATGTGTCTATTCAGGCTCAAGTATTGAACTTAATGCAGGATCTTCAAGAGGAATTCGGATTGACATATATGTTTATAACACATGATTTATCAGTTGTAAAACATTTCTCTGATGATATTGCAGTTATGTATTTGGGACAATTAGTTGAAAAAGCTCCTTCTAAAGATTTATTTAGAAATCCTATTCATCCATATACAAAAGCATTGTTATCTGCTATACCAGTGGCTAGCGTAACAAAGAAAATGGAAAGAATAAGACTACAAGGAGAAATTACTTCTCCTATTAATCCTGCAAAAGGATGTAGATTTGCTAAAAGATGTGTTTATGCAAAAGAGATATGCAGACAAGAAGATCCAAAACTTCAAGAAGTTGGAGAAGGACATTTCTATGCTTGTCATTTAGCTAGAGAGCTTGGATTCGTAGATGAAAAAATAGCACTATTAGAAAATGAATAA
- the spmA_2 gene encoding Spore maturation protein A, giving the protein MINGIWCGMIIIGVIVSIFTGKIQAVTDSAISSAGTAVEISIGLVGVMALWLGLMKIAEEAGLVKAMGKAMKPLMIKLFPEVPADHPAMGSMVANMAANFFGLGNAATPLGIKAMQELQELNPNKDEASNAMVMFLAINTSSVTLISSSVIAYRTAAGSLNAAEVIAPTIIATLVSTTVGIIACKVLQKLPAFKREEI; this is encoded by the coding sequence ATGATTAATGGAATTTGGTGTGGAATGATAATTATTGGAGTGATTGTATCTATATTTACAGGAAAGATACAGGCAGTAACAGATTCAGCGATATCTTCAGCAGGAACAGCAGTAGAGATATCAATAGGATTGGTAGGGGTAATGGCATTGTGGCTTGGACTTATGAAAATAGCAGAGGAAGCAGGATTGGTAAAAGCAATGGGAAAAGCAATGAAACCTTTAATGATAAAGTTGTTCCCAGAAGTACCAGCAGATCACCCAGCAATGGGAAGTATGGTTGCAAATATGGCAGCAAACTTTTTTGGACTTGGAAATGCAGCAACACCTCTTGGAATAAAAGCAATGCAGGAATTACAGGAACTGAATCCAAATAAAGATGAGGCATCAAATGCAATGGTAATGTTTTTAGCGATAAATACATCATCTGTAACTCTTATATCTTCAAGTGTAATAGCATACAGAACAGCAGCAGGTTCACTAAATGCAGCAGAAGTTATAGCGCCAACAATAATAGCAACATTGGTATCAACAACAGTTGGAATAATAGCATGTAAAGTTTTACAGAAACTACCAGCATTTAAAAGAGAAGAAATTTAA
- the spmB_2 gene encoding Spore maturation protein B: MFVIIMNQISLYAIPMIIFIIVGYAFLVKKVKVYEVFCEGAKEGFTTAIRIIPFLVAMLVAIGIFRSSGCIDIMMRVLDPVFSAIGMPGEVLPMAIMRPLSGGGATGIMNDLMLTYGPDSLIGRIASTMMGSTETTFYVLAVYFGAVSIRKTRHAVAAGLLADVAGLLTSVWICNLVFR; encoded by the coding sequence ATGTTTGTAATAATAATGAATCAGATATCGTTATATGCAATACCAATGATAATATTTATAATAGTAGGATATGCATTTTTGGTAAAAAAAGTAAAAGTATATGAAGTATTTTGTGAAGGAGCAAAGGAAGGCTTTACAACAGCGATAAGAATAATACCATTTTTAGTGGCAATGCTTGTGGCGATAGGAATATTTAGAAGTTCAGGCTGTATAGATATAATGATGAGAGTATTGGATCCAGTATTTTCAGCTATAGGAATGCCAGGGGAAGTATTACCAATGGCAATAATGAGACCATTGTCAGGGGGAGGAGCAACAGGAATAATGAATGACCTTATGCTCACATATGGGCCAGATTCGTTAATAGGAAGAATAGCATCAACAATGATGGGATCAACAGAAACAACATTCTATGTACTTGCAGTATATTTTGGAGCAGTAAGCATAAGAAAGACAAGACATGCAGTAGCAGCAGGACTTTTAGCAGATGTTGCTGGCTTGTTGACATCAGTATGGATTTGTAATTTAGTATTTAGATAA
- the udk gene encoding Uridine kinase has product MAIFDSRKYAVTLKLIFLKAVYEIFPDIEVEIEHSLNNGTYGTVTKGEKITEEGIKKIDKKMKEIIEKGYPITLVCRDNETLKGKSSSIPRKDIRTLLDNSGWSEIMEYEIDGYFDYVYEEPYSSTKDVKLYEISLYNGGFLIKYPTKNPNELPPYIDNPKMAKVFQETGRWNSILDVSTIGSLNEKVLKGEIPELIRINEALHHKNISKIADQIAANKDIKLVTIAGPSSSGKTTFSKRLYLHLRANEITPIVISLDDYYIGRKNVPLDENGNKDYETIDALDLKLLNENLKELIAGKEVEIPEYNFISGEREKKGKMMKVPENGLIIIEGIHGLNEKLTVSIPKKNKFKIYVSCLTQLNIDRHNRIATSDVREIRRLVRDSMARDTFVEETIAMWDSVRKGEEKYIFPFQEDADVMFNSNLVYELGVLKRYAIRELIKVKIDSPYYKEAKRLMKFLYCFVDIDSKYIPDDSILKEFIGDSIFYKY; this is encoded by the coding sequence ATGGCAATATTTGATTCTAGAAAGTACGCAGTAACATTAAAACTTATTTTTCTAAAAGCAGTATATGAGATTTTTCCGGATATTGAAGTAGAGATAGAACATTCTTTGAATAATGGAACATATGGGACAGTAACAAAAGGAGAAAAGATAACTGAAGAAGGTATTAAAAAAATAGATAAAAAAATGAAAGAAATTATAGAAAAAGGGTATCCAATAACATTAGTATGTCGAGATAATGAAACTTTGAAAGGTAAAAGTAGCAGTATACCAAGGAAAGATATAAGAACATTACTTGATAATTCTGGTTGGTCTGAAATAATGGAGTACGAAATAGATGGATATTTTGATTATGTTTATGAGGAACCATATTCTTCTACAAAAGATGTAAAATTATATGAAATATCTTTATATAATGGAGGCTTTTTAATAAAGTATCCAACAAAAAATCCTAATGAGCTTCCACCATATATAGATAATCCAAAAATGGCAAAAGTATTTCAAGAAACAGGACGTTGGAATAGCATTTTAGATGTATCTACTATCGGAAGTCTGAATGAAAAAGTATTAAAAGGTGAAATTCCAGAGTTAATAAGAATAAATGAAGCTCTTCATCATAAAAATATTAGTAAAATAGCTGATCAGATAGCAGCAAATAAAGATATAAAACTGGTAACTATTGCTGGTCCTTCTTCTTCTGGAAAAACAACATTCAGCAAAAGATTATATCTTCACTTAAGAGCTAATGAAATAACTCCAATAGTTATATCTTTAGATGATTATTATATTGGAAGAAAAAATGTTCCTCTTGATGAAAATGGAAATAAAGATTATGAAACTATTGATGCTCTAGATTTGAAATTACTAAATGAAAATTTAAAAGAACTTATAGCTGGAAAAGAAGTAGAAATCCCAGAGTATAATTTTATCAGTGGAGAAAGAGAGAAAAAAGGAAAAATGATGAAAGTTCCAGAAAATGGGCTTATAATCATTGAAGGGATACATGGACTTAATGAAAAATTAACTGTATCTATACCTAAGAAAAATAAATTTAAAATATATGTAAGCTGCTTGACACAATTAAATATAGATAGACATAATAGGATAGCAACAAGTGATGTAAGAGAAATTAGGCGTCTTGTAAGGGATAGTATGGCTAGAGATACATTTGTTGAGGAAACTATTGCTATGTGGGATTCTGTAAGGAAAGGGGAAGAAAAATATATTTTTCCATTTCAAGAAGATGCAGATGTAATGTTCAATTCTAATTTAGTATATGAATTAGGAGTATTGAAAAGATATGCTATAAGAGAATTGATAAAGGTAAAAATAGATAGTCCTTATTACAAAGAAGCCAAAAGACTTATGAAATTTTTATATTGTTTTGTTGATATAGACTCTAAGTATATTCCAGATGATTCGATACTTAAAGAATTTATTGGAGATAGCATTTTTTATAAATATTAA
- the yheS_1 gene encoding Uncharacterized ABC transporter ATP-binding protein YheS, whose amino-acid sequence MIATSNLGMRFSGRKLFEDVNLKFTPGNCYGLIGANGAGKSTFVKILSGDLDPTEGEIIFDKKNKRMAVLKQDHFAHEEDEVLNVVLMGHKKLWDIIVEKNAIYAKSEFTDEDGLRAAELEGEFAELNGWEAETEAETLLMGLGIGIESHHKLMKELTEPEKVKILLAQALFGQPDVLLLDEPTNGLDIKAISWLENFLMDLDNTTVIVVSHDRHFLNKVCTHITDIDYGKVKMYVGNYDFWYESNELMVKLLSSKNKKIEQKRQELQEFIARFSANASKSRQATSRKKLLDKLQLEDMQVSNRKYPFIEFKQEREAGNNLLKVENLTKTIDGIKILDNLTFTINTGDKVVFLAKNDIVKTTLLSILAGEMEPDSGSYTWGVTTTQAYMPKDNSKFFENKDLNLIDWLRPYSPDQHDVFVRGFLGRMLFTGEDAMKSCTVLSGGEKVRCMLSRMMLTNANVLMFDNPNDHLDLESITSLNKALINFKGTILFGAHDHEFIQTVANRIIEITPNGILDKMMTYDEYLEDENVQQRLEELYAE is encoded by the coding sequence ATGATAGCTACTAGTAATCTTGGAATGAGATTTTCTGGAAGAAAACTATTTGAAGATGTTAATCTTAAATTTACTCCTGGAAACTGTTATGGTCTTATAGGAGCAAATGGTGCTGGAAAATCTACATTTGTTAAAATACTTTCTGGAGATCTTGATCCGACAGAAGGAGAAATAATTTTTGATAAAAAAAATAAGAGAATGGCTGTATTGAAGCAGGATCACTTTGCCCATGAAGAAGATGAAGTGCTTAATGTTGTTCTTATGGGACATAAAAAACTTTGGGATATCATTGTAGAAAAAAATGCCATATATGCAAAAAGTGAATTTACTGATGAAGATGGTTTAAGAGCTGCTGAATTAGAAGGAGAATTTGCTGAACTAAATGGTTGGGAAGCTGAAACAGAAGCTGAAACTCTTTTGATGGGATTAGGGATAGGGATTGAATCTCATCATAAGCTTATGAAAGAACTTACTGAGCCTGAAAAAGTTAAGATACTCCTAGCACAAGCTTTATTTGGACAACCAGATGTACTTCTTTTAGATGAGCCTACTAACGGACTTGACATCAAAGCTATATCTTGGCTTGAAAACTTCCTTATGGACCTAGACAATACTACTGTTATAGTAGTGTCACATGACAGACACTTTTTAAATAAAGTTTGTACTCATATTACTGATATTGACTATGGAAAAGTTAAGATGTATGTAGGAAACTATGATTTCTGGTATGAGTCAAATGAACTTATGGTAAAACTTCTTTCTTCAAAAAATAAGAAGATTGAACAAAAAAGACAAGAACTACAGGAGTTTATTGCTAGATTCAGTGCCAATGCTTCAAAATCTAGACAAGCTACTTCAAGAAAGAAACTTCTTGATAAACTTCAATTAGAGGATATGCAGGTATCAAATAGAAAATATCCATTTATTGAATTCAAACAGGAAAGAGAGGCAGGAAATAACCTTCTTAAAGTTGAAAATCTGACTAAAACTATTGATGGAATTAAAATACTTGACAATCTTACATTTACTATCAATACAGGAGATAAAGTTGTTTTCCTTGCTAAAAACGATATTGTTAAAACAACTCTATTATCTATACTTGCTGGAGAAATGGAACCTGATTCTGGTTCATATACTTGGGGTGTAACTACAACTCAAGCCTATATGCCTAAAGATAATAGTAAATTCTTTGAAAATAAAGATCTTAACCTTATTGATTGGCTAAGACCTTATTCTCCTGATCAGCATGATGTTTTTGTAAGAGGATTCCTAGGAAGAATGCTTTTTACAGGTGAAGATGCAATGAAAAGCTGTACAGTTCTTTCAGGAGGAGAAAAGGTAAGATGTATGCTTTCTAGAATGATGCTTACAAATGCTAATGTTCTTATGTTTGATAATCCTAATGACCATTTAGATCTAGAATCTATTACATCATTGAATAAGGCTCTTATCAATTTTAAAGGAACTATTCTTTTCGGAGCTCATGACCATGAATTTATTCAAACAGTTGCAAACAGAATCATTGAAATAACTCCTAATGGAATCCTTGATAAAATGATGACTTATGATGAATACCTTGAAGATGAAAATGTACAGCAAAGATTAGAAGAACTATATGCTGAATAA
- a CDS encoding NADH oxidase, whose protein sequence is MPKLFDSIKIKNIKIKNRIVLPPLVRFSMVGKDGFVTDRVVEWYRDVCAGGIGMVIVEASAVAEDGKLRDNQLGIWNDKFIAGLKRIAGVCHEYAVPALIQLHHAGFKEGIKDVPEHILDEILENFKMAFNRAKKAGFDGIEIHGAHTYLISQLNSRLWNLREDKYGGTFEKRMYFSKKLIEETRMIFNDDFILGYRMGGNEPELKDGIAIAKYLEKLGVDILHVSSGVPDPIFKQERKIEMPEEFPLDWVIYMGTEIKKHVNIPVIGVRKIKKEIEASWLIENELLDFVAVGRAMIARPNWAEAAKKEYEKRNGIEES, encoded by the coding sequence ATGCCAAAATTATTTGATAGTATAAAAATAAAAAATATAAAAATAAAAAATAGAATAGTTCTTCCACCATTAGTAAGATTTTCAATGGTAGGAAAAGATGGCTTTGTCACAGATAGAGTAGTTGAATGGTATAGAGATGTTTGTGCTGGTGGAATTGGTATGGTTATAGTGGAAGCTTCTGCTGTGGCAGAAGATGGAAAGTTGAGAGATAATCAGTTGGGAATATGGAATGATAAATTTATAGCTGGACTTAAAAGAATAGCTGGTGTATGTCATGAGTATGCTGTTCCTGCTCTTATTCAACTTCATCATGCAGGGTTCAAAGAAGGAATAAAAGATGTTCCTGAACATATTTTAGATGAAATATTAGAAAATTTTAAAATGGCTTTTAATAGAGCGAAAAAAGCAGGATTCGATGGAATAGAAATTCATGGAGCTCATACTTATCTTATATCGCAATTAAATTCTAGATTATGGAATTTAAGAGAAGATAAATATGGAGGAACTTTTGAAAAAAGAATGTATTTCTCAAAAAAGCTTATAGAAGAAACAAGGATGATTTTTAATGATGATTTTATTTTAGGATATAGAATGGGTGGAAATGAACCAGAACTAAAAGATGGGATAGCAATAGCAAAATATCTTGAGAAACTTGGAGTAGATATACTTCATGTATCAAGTGGAGTTCCAGATCCTATATTTAAACAGGAAAGAAAAATAGAAATGCCAGAAGAATTTCCTTTGGACTGGGTAATATATATGGGAACGGAAATTAAAAAACATGTAAATATACCAGTGATTGGAGTAAGGAAAATAAAAAAAGAGATAGAAGCAAGCTGGCTTATAGAAAATGAACTTTTAGATTTTGTAGCAGTGGGAAGAGCAATGATAGCAAGACCTAACTGGGCAGAAGCAGCAAAAAAGGAGTATGAAAAAAGAAATGGAATTGAAGAGTCTTGA